A single genomic interval of Saccharospirillum mangrovi harbors:
- the ccmE gene encoding cytochrome c maturation protein CcmE, whose amino-acid sequence MNPKRKQRLILILLATSGVAVAVLLVLFALGQNMNFFYSPSDIARGEAPHDRDIRAGGMVKEGSVQRDGDSLHVSFVVTDFVEDVRVNYVGILPDLFREGDGVVAIGRLAQNGQFEASEVLAKHDETYMPPEVSDALKRAESANVY is encoded by the coding sequence ATGAACCCGAAACGCAAACAACGTTTAATCCTGATTTTACTGGCGACCTCCGGTGTCGCCGTGGCCGTACTCCTGGTGCTGTTTGCGCTCGGCCAGAACATGAATTTCTTCTATTCGCCGTCTGACATCGCACGCGGCGAAGCACCGCATGATCGTGATATCCGTGCCGGTGGCATGGTTAAAGAAGGCTCGGTGCAGCGCGACGGCGATTCGTTACACGTCAGTTTTGTGGTCACCGATTTTGTCGAAGACGTGCGGGTGAATTACGTCGGCATTCTGCCGGATTTGTTCCGCGAAGGTGACGGCGTGGTGGCCATCGGCCGACTGGCTCAGAACGGTCAATTCGAGGCGTCCGAAGTGCTCGCCAAGCACGATGAGACCTACATGCCGCCGGAAGTTTCCGATGCCCTGAAACGGGCAGAAAGCGCCAACGTCTATTGA
- the ccmD gene encoding heme exporter protein CcmD, whose amino-acid sequence MFAFDSLADFLAMGRHGFYVWTAYGFAAAVILYNQISPRLLQRRLIAEHQRRQRREQATQSTSQPGAAPR is encoded by the coding sequence ATGTTTGCGTTCGATAGCCTGGCCGATTTTCTGGCGATGGGGCGTCACGGCTTCTACGTCTGGACTGCGTACGGTTTTGCCGCCGCGGTCATACTTTACAACCAGATCAGCCCACGGCTGCTGCAGCGTCGCTTGATCGCCGAACATCAGCGGCGCCAGCGTCGCGAACAAGCCACGCAATCGACTTCCCAGCCTGGAGCCGCGCCTCGATGA
- the ccmC gene encoding heme ABC transporter permease CcmC, with translation MSQSSNWQSTLWQGLVRWFHKWTSPKWFYNLSRPLSAWTGWLALLILVVALTWGLAIAPIERLQGNSYRIIFIHVPSAFLSQAIYAAIAVLGLIGLVWRIKLAFYLAKQSVPIGASMAFLALVTGAIWGKPTWGAWWVWDARLTSMLVLLLLYLGLWALHNAMERPESGDKAAAILALVGVVNLPIIKFSVDWWNTLHQPATLKFTEAPPMHISMLIPFLLSILGFYLAAVSWALIRTRVEILQRERRTQWARDEMDRLGGQA, from the coding sequence ATGTCGCAAAGCTCGAATTGGCAAAGCACGCTCTGGCAAGGCCTGGTGCGGTGGTTCCACAAATGGACCTCGCCGAAATGGTTCTACAACCTGAGTCGCCCGTTGAGCGCCTGGACCGGTTGGCTGGCGCTGCTGATTTTGGTTGTTGCGTTGACCTGGGGGCTGGCTATCGCTCCGATTGAACGGCTACAGGGCAACAGCTACCGCATCATTTTTATTCATGTACCTTCCGCTTTCCTGTCGCAAGCCATCTACGCCGCCATCGCCGTTCTGGGTTTGATCGGCCTGGTGTGGCGCATCAAGCTGGCTTTTTATCTCGCCAAACAAAGCGTACCGATTGGCGCCAGCATGGCGTTTCTGGCCTTGGTGACCGGTGCCATTTGGGGCAAACCGACCTGGGGTGCCTGGTGGGTTTGGGATGCCCGGTTGACGTCCATGCTGGTGCTGCTGTTGCTGTATTTGGGTTTGTGGGCGTTGCACAACGCCATGGAGCGCCCGGAAAGTGGCGACAAAGCCGCCGCCATTCTGGCGTTGGTCGGCGTTGTGAATTTGCCGATCATCAAGTTTTCGGTGGACTGGTGGAATACCCTGCATCAGCCCGCCACTCTGAAGTTCACCGAAGCGCCGCCGATGCACATCAGCATGCTGATTCCGTTTTTGCTGTCGATTCTGGGTTTCTATCTGGCCGCCGTCAGTTGGGCGTTGATACGCACTCGGGTGGAAATTTTGCAACGGGAACGTCGCACCCAGTGGGCGCGTGATGAAATGGACCGTCTGGGAGGCCAAGCCTGA
- the ccmB gene encoding heme exporter protein CcmB gives MTLRRVFRRVLQRELQLAYRRRADLANPPLFFLIVVALFPLGVTPDLDRLATMAAGVLWVAALLANLLSLDLMFRSDQEDGSLEQLLLAASPPTLLVLAKAWAHWLVTGLPLTLMSPLLGLMLALSPDAMPLLMLSLALGTLTLSLVGGIGAALTVGLRQGGLLLTLLIMPLFVPVLIFGTAVVQAAASGQPWLGPLALLAAMALVALALAPLATVAALRIAVEE, from the coding sequence GTGACGTTACGTCGAGTTTTTCGCCGGGTTTTGCAACGCGAACTGCAACTGGCGTATCGTCGGCGCGCCGATCTGGCCAACCCGCCGTTGTTTTTTCTGATTGTGGTGGCGCTGTTTCCGCTCGGCGTTACACCCGATCTGGATCGCCTAGCGACCATGGCCGCCGGAGTGCTCTGGGTGGCTGCGCTGTTGGCGAATCTGTTATCGCTGGATTTGATGTTTCGCAGCGACCAGGAAGACGGTTCGCTGGAGCAATTGTTATTGGCCGCCAGTCCGCCGACCTTGCTGGTGCTGGCAAAGGCATGGGCGCATTGGTTGGTTACCGGCTTGCCGTTAACGCTGATGTCGCCTTTGCTGGGACTGATGTTAGCGTTGTCGCCCGACGCCATGCCGTTGTTGATGTTGAGCCTGGCGCTGGGCACCTTGACGCTCAGTCTGGTCGGCGGCATCGGTGCAGCCCTGACCGTGGGCTTGCGGCAGGGCGGGTTGTTGTTGACCTTGTTGATCATGCCGCTGTTTGTGCCGGTGCTGATTTTCGGCACCGCCGTTGTTCAGGCGGCGGCAAGCGGCCAGCCCTGGCTTGGTCCGTTGGCGTTGCTGGCGGCCATGGCGTTGGTGGCGCTGGCTTTGGCACCGTTGGCGACGGTCGCTGCCTTGCGCATTGCCGTCGAAGAATAA
- the ccmA gene encoding cytochrome c biogenesis heme-transporting ATPase CcmA — MRLKVQALRSNRYNRATFFGGIDMTPVLTAQALRCERDDRLLFEQLSFDLMPGDILHLTGPNGSGKTTLLRSLVGLGQSVEGQIRWFDGRQKANEKIWYIGHRPGVTLLQSPLENLRYGLALRGLEPNETDLWRALESVGLRGYEELPSRQLSAGQQRRVALATLFLNTPTIAAWVLDEPLTALDDAAVGLLKHRIQQFAAEGGAVLMTSHHGMDGDGVRTLVLGSPE; from the coding sequence GTGCGGCTAAAGGTTCAGGCACTGCGGTCAAACCGCTATAATCGCGCCACATTTTTCGGCGGGATCGATATGACCCCAGTGTTGACGGCACAAGCGTTGCGATGTGAACGCGACGATCGCCTATTGTTTGAACAATTGAGCTTCGATTTGATGCCGGGCGACATCCTGCATTTGACCGGTCCGAACGGCAGCGGCAAGACCACTTTATTGCGCTCGCTGGTCGGTCTCGGGCAGTCCGTAGAAGGGCAGATTCGCTGGTTTGATGGCCGCCAAAAAGCCAATGAAAAGATTTGGTATATCGGCCATAGGCCAGGGGTCACGTTGCTACAATCGCCGCTGGAAAATTTGCGCTACGGCCTTGCACTGCGCGGCCTGGAGCCGAATGAGACTGATCTTTGGCGAGCGTTGGAAAGCGTCGGTTTGCGCGGTTATGAAGAGCTTCCCAGCCGGCAATTGTCCGCCGGTCAGCAACGACGAGTCGCCTTGGCGACGTTGTTTTTGAACACACCCACCATCGCCGCCTGGGTGCTGGACGAACCTCTGACTGCACTCGATGATGCCGCCGTCGGTCTGCTCAAACATCGTATTCAACAATTTGCCGCCGAGGGCGGCGCTGTGCTGATGACCAGCCACCATGGAATGGATGGTGATGGTGTCCGCACGCTGGTGTTGGGGAGTCCGGAGTGA
- a CDS encoding EscU/YscU/HrcU family type III secretion system export apparatus switch protein encodes MSDQDRKADTAAAALTYSGKRTPIVSALGVNEQAEEILRLAREYKVPVYQDEDLVHILNQLDIGQAIPPDLYEWVARILAFAFFLRDKVPEGFSPTATRSAYQKVRDAYGED; translated from the coding sequence ATGAGTGATCAAGATCGAAAAGCCGATACCGCAGCCGCTGCCCTGACCTACAGCGGCAAACGCACGCCCATCGTCTCGGCGCTCGGGGTAAATGAACAGGCGGAAGAAATTCTGCGGTTGGCGCGCGAATACAAGGTGCCGGTGTATCAGGACGAAGACCTGGTGCACATCCTGAATCAACTCGATATCGGTCAGGCCATACCGCCGGACCTGTACGAATGGGTGGCGCGTATTCTGGCCTTTGCGTTTTTTCTCAGGGATAAAGTGCCGGAAGGATTTTCGCCGACCGCAACGCGCTCGGCGTATCAGAAAGTGCGCGATGCGTACGGCGAAGATTAG